In Flavobacterium piscisymbiosum, the sequence AGAAGCCTTATCAAAATGGTTAAAATAGTTCAAACTAATTTGCTTCATTTTAACAATAATTCCTAAAAAATATATAAATTCGTACAACATAAAACTCAATAAACTAAAATACAATATAATATGAAGTGGTTAGGCGGAAGACAAAGTGATAATGTAGAAGACAGAAGAGGCCTTTCTGGCGGAAAAGTAGCCGTTGGAGGCGGTGTTATTGGTATTATTATTTTGTTACTGAATGTTTTTGGCGGTGAAAATGGTCAGACTATAGGAAATGTATTAGAGCAAATGCAAGGCGGTCAGCAAACGCAAACTGAGGCGGCAGCCCCGTTAAGCGAAGAGGACAAAAAAATGGGAGACTTTGTTAGAGTTGTGTTGGCTCGTAATGAGGATACCTGGACGAAAATTTTTGCCCAACACGGCATGACCTACGAAAAACCCAAATTAGTCCTTTTTAGAGGCTCTGTAAATACAGCCTGCGGTGGTGCATCATCTGCATCAGGACCTTTTTATTGCCCTGGCGATCGCAAAGTCTATATGGATTTGGCTTTTTTCGAAGAATTAAAAACTAAATTTGGAGCTAAAGGTGGTGATTTTGCCATTGCTTATGTTATCGCTCATGAAATAGGACATCATATTCAGACTTTATTAGGAACGTCTGCAAAAATGCGTCAGGAACAAGAAGGAAAAAGTGAAGCCGAAGCTAATAAACTTTCTGTAGCTCTGGAATTACAAGCTGATTTTTATGCCGGAGTTTGGGCTCACGACAACGAACAATATCTTGAAGCAGGAGACATCGAAGAGGCATTAAGTGCTGCTAATGCAGTTGGTGACGATGCTATTCAGAGTAAAATGCAGGGACATGTTGTTCCGGATTCATTTACCCACGGTTCATCAGAACAAAGAATGTATTGGTTCAAAAAAGGTTTTAAAACTGGCGATATCAAACAAGGCAATACGTTCGACGAAATACGATAATTCAATAAACCAAACTATAATAACCAAATGAGCATGACTTAAACGTCATGCTTTTTTGGTTATTAGAAACAATGCTTTTTTTTGTGTAAACTATTTGATTTGTTTAAAACGATTACAGAAAATGAGATTTAATAACTTGTCACGTTTTTTAAAGCCTCGGTCTTATTCTGTTCGACAATAATTTTAGCAACTGTGAGCATATTAGTAAATTCTATCAATTGAGTTGTTATTTTTTGTTTTTTGAATAACAATCCTACCGTTGCCATTTTCATCGATTCGATTCGATTTAATATTGGCGCAAAATCAGAATCTTTGTTGGCAAAGAAAAAAGTCATCATGGTTTGAAGTTCTTTTTTTAATTCCACAAAATAATTGGAATCTCTATCCATCAAAGGCTCATCAAACTTCAGCAAGCTTTTCTTTGATGAGAAAGATAAATCGTCAATAGTCCTG encodes:
- the ypfJ gene encoding KPN_02809 family neutral zinc metallopeptidase; amino-acid sequence: MKWLGGRQSDNVEDRRGLSGGKVAVGGGVIGIIILLLNVFGGENGQTIGNVLEQMQGGQQTQTEAAAPLSEEDKKMGDFVRVVLARNEDTWTKIFAQHGMTYEKPKLVLFRGSVNTACGGASSASGPFYCPGDRKVYMDLAFFEELKTKFGAKGGDFAIAYVIAHEIGHHIQTLLGTSAKMRQEQEGKSEAEANKLSVALELQADFYAGVWAHDNEQYLEAGDIEEALSAANAVGDDAIQSKMQGHVVPDSFTHGSSEQRMYWFKKGFKTGDIKQGNTFDEIR